TGTATTCTGAGGGAATCATTCTGATGCTCGAGTTGGGGAATCTGGAAGAATTATATGTTTGCACTAGTGAAAGTATGGATGAGAACGACATAAGAAGAGATTTCTTACCTTCCTTAGAAAGCCCTTTTAATAGGCATTCAGGATGTCTCCCTATTGATTTCTCTACTAATGGATCGTACATAGGGGTTATATTTCGAATAGGTTACTAGGGAGTAAAGGTTGGTGTGCTGACCCCCTACTTTAATTAACGGGCGTTACCTTCTTTCCATTAATCCCTCAATGACTTTTTAGTTTTTGGTCTTACATTTGTTATCCCCTGCTCTCAAGTCTTAGAGTTACCTTTTTGGCTCAAGAGTATATTGTATTTACTATAAGTCCTTTTATTATCACAAGATTTAGATTAAGTCATCAAATGAGCATATTTGGGTATCATGAGCGATGTTCATTAGACGGACCAATATTCTACTGACTTGTACACATTTCTTATTGTCTTATGAgtagtgctcatcaaatgggcatGTACCTTGTCGAGCAGCCTCATGAGTGGTGCTTATTAGATGAGTCaatttttttattgataaatGCCCGTCTCTTGTTGCCTTATGAGTGATGCTCATCAAATGGACATTTTTGGGTCTCATCAGCATCTCTAATATATTTTCTCCTCAAATTTGATCTGCATCTTTTTTATGGTTATAACTTCTTCTAGTTCGATATATTTCTGAGCTCAAGCCATTAGCTCTCCTATATTGATAAGGGGTTTCTTCCCTATGGAATTCAGAAAGAGTTGTTGTCAATGTGGCTACTATTACTCCGTGGTCTCAGTTTTTGATCTCCAGAGTTGTATTGATAAAATGGTGCATGAACTCTTTCATTATCTCTTGCTCTTATTGAATAAGGCTTATAAGGTGGGCTGAAGTCTATGTCATTTTTTGGCTGCTAAAAAAATGCCCCACAAACTGATGCTCAGTCTTAGAGAAAAATCCAATTGAGCTGGGTTTCAATGTCTAGTACCATGCTCTAACATTCCTCTTTAGGGTTGCTGCAAATACTCAGCACATAATGGCATCAGGTACACCTTACAATTGCGTCAACATTTTAAAGGTGTCGAGGTGGCCTAGGGGATCAACAACCCATCATATCCTTCTATGTTGGACATCTTGAATTTATTGGACGAAGGATCTCCATTATTTCCTTGGTAAAGGGAGGATCAGAAGATCTAGCTGAGGTTTCCCCTATATCAAGGGTTGTTTGAACTTCTTTTACCAACTTTTCTAGTTGAttaattttcttgagtttttctTTCAGGTCTTAGGATCATTATTAGTTAATGCCCAAACTATTGGCTCCTTCTATTCTCTTTGTAGGTTCTAAAATTTTCAAGGACGCTTCATGTGGTAACATCGCCTTACCCTTGGTATCATTTCTAATTGGACAACCCTTGGGCTATGTTCTACAAGATCTTTTTCCTATTATTAGATTATACTGAACATGTCTTCCACCTTCCTTTAGAGGCTAGAAATTAGTTTAAAAGCACAATTTGTAGCGAATTGTCTAATGGTAGAGAGTGAACTGACTGGGGTGGTTTATACCCAATAATGGGCTCAATCTCAAAATTGCCTGATGTGGTtgtgattgagttttaaaaataaatcattcaaaatttctcaTAGACAACGCCAACTGTTGTTACCAAAATTTGTCTGAGAGAATTTGGATCAATTACAACTTTGATAACTTGCCAATAATAAGAGAAAAATAACTTGGAGGACCTAGGGTGTATTTCAAGGGATCACACCAATGCCTAAGTTAAGAAATGTGGAAGGATTGTATGTTTGCCATAGTAACAGTATGGATGAGAATGAGATAAGATAAGACATCTTACCTTCCTTTGTAGGCATTCGGGATACCTCCTTATTGATTTCCCTACTAATGGATTACAGGGATTATATTTCGGACAAGTAATTACTAGGGAGTCAAGATTGGTTTGTTAACCTCCAACATTAATTAACGGATGTTACCTTCTTTCCATTAATCTCTTGACATCTTTTCAAATTTTCGGTCTCATATTAGTTAATGTCAAGTTTAATGTTAGGGTCTCTTTTAGGTtacatcaatatatatataggaaagcaaatgtataaaaataaaattttggatGAGATAACAAAGAGTTGTCTTTTAGTAAGAGCTGAAACCTTTTAACAATGAGTTTTGCCCCTTTTGGGATGAGTTTAGTCTTAATCATAGTCCCAACTCTTCTAGCAAGGGTAAGGCTATTCCCCTTTCCAGAAATTTTTTCTTAGACTATGCCTACACAAACACAGACacaaagacacacacacacacacacacacatacacagtcatacacacacatatatgcgTACATGCAATGCACACATAGAGAGGgcaaattaattatttaattaaggttatttaggTTTAATTAGTATTTATTGTTACTTAATGTAGATAAATTAATTTGTTAACTTAAATTGGATTCTCCACCTTTTTGTAACATTAGGAAATGAACTAAAGTTTATACACTAGATGAAAAGAGGTCACTGCTTGTTATAGCAATGACCTTCAATTTCTAAAAAGGAAAATGGGTCAAAGCTTATTCCCTAGCAGTGTAATTACCCCAAATAATATTCACtgaactcctttttttttttctagcaaAACTAAACGAACTTACACTGTTCTCATTGCAAATGACAGTTTATGTACTTGGATCCCAACATATGTGATACATCCCTTCAGCTAACTACATCTCTTATTTTCTCCATCTTCTGCATTTTCTACAGAACTTGAGATGCTTGAAACTATATAAGAAGCCTGCATAGATATCCTAGCAATCAACAGGGACATAGCTGCATTGACTATTTGTTGCAGAAGGCAAGCAACTACAAGTAATCCATTCTCTCTCTCAACAACACTTTGGGCAATAGGAGAAGCAAGAATACCATGTTTTCTTAGCTCCATTTGCAGATTTTGCTGGGGTTTGTGGTGGCGACCGCTGTTCTGACTCTGACTTTACCCGTGGCTGTCGTGAGCCCTTCTTCACTGTACCACTTTTTGATCCCTCTCCTGTCAATCTTCCATTCAGAAAAATGATTGTcttagttgattttttttttcaacgcAGATGTAAATATAGAAGTCAAATCAAATTTTATTAGCTAGCATTTTCATGCATCTAACTGCTTCAATTTTTCTGGTATTAGGTAAAAATGTAAAATACATGAATAAAGGCAAAGTAAAAAAGAGTGATCAAAAGCGCAGAATTAAAAGGGCTGGACAAAGAGCTCAATATTGGTTTATAGTACCATAGCTATTGCAGAGACCATAAGGGTTTATGATACAAGAAAGAGAACCAAGATATACTGGGAATGTCATAAGCAGCCATAGACGCATATGCACATAAAGATGGTTTCACCACATGCATGATTAGGGGGTTCATAGGAtcaaatactctctctctctctctctctcatgtttgcTGCAGTTCTCTATATTGTCATATGTCATAGCATAAGATAATTctatgaaaatttggaaaaagcAAACTTCAAAAATTTGAACAAGCAGCAAATTGTTCAGACAGGAGTAATCAGTAAAATGGGAGAATAACTTGTCCGTGGTTGTCTTAACTGGGTGAAGTGTGCATGATCTGGACAAACCCCAATTTACGAGCTCCTTAAAAGAGAAAAGAATACAACTTTTTTTCCCCTTGTTGGAAAGCTGTGCAGAAAATAAACAAACAACAAAGTACACACAGATACGAACAAAAAAATGATCCATCTTCTGTTTACAATGATGCATCCACACAATTTTCCAATGGCGTCAAATTGTAGATTTTAAAAGCAACTGGTGCATACTGTAGACTCTCTAACAGGCAAGCATTCTGTAATGACGCAGAGGTTCAAGGGGGACAGAGCTTACATTGGAAATGCAAAAGATTTATGACTGGCCACGCTCTCCTCCGAAGAAATGCTACCAGAATACGGCACTTCCTTGAAAGGGGGCAACTTCTTGCTATGTCGATTTATGTTCGCCCTTAAAACCTCCTTCATTGTCTCAGCAGCTGCTTCAGTTACACCTAAACCCTCTCCGagattaccatttttttttccattgtcAGTTGCTCTGTTAACTGAAGGGAAGTTAATAAACTGGCCAGGCATGGAAGGATCTCCAGTTCTACCCAGCTCTCCAGATCTACCGAGCAGGAAAATATGGTCTTTTGTGAAACTCATATTCTCCATGTGAATGCTGAACAAAGACTCATTTGAGGCAACACTCCATTCCATTGGGGTAGTGGTATTGGTTCTAGTAAATACAGATGATGGAATCCTATCTTGAGCAGGTTCACCAGGTCGCTCCATTACCTGGACTGGAGGGGACTGTGTCTCTGAGACCCTGTTTAAGCTCCCTTCTAGAGGGGACTGCATCTCTGAGACCTTGTTTAAGCTCATTGCTGGAGGGGACTGCGTCTTTGAGACTTTGTTTAAGCTCACTTCTGGGGGGGACTGCTCCTCTGAGACCTTGTTTAAACTCAGTTCTGGAGGAGATTGTGTCTCTGAGACCTTGTTTAACCTCACTTCTGGAGGGGACTGCGTCTCTGAGACATTGTTTAAGCTCACTTCTGGAGGGGACTGCGTCTCTAAGACCTTGTTTAAGCTCAGTTCTGAAGGGGACTGCATCTCTGAGACCTTGTTTAAGCTCATTTCTGGAGGGGACTGCATCTCTGAGACCTTGTTTAAGCTCACTTCTGGAGGGGATTGCGTCTCTGAGACCTTGTTTAAGCTCATTTCTGGAAGGGA
The Malania oleifera isolate guangnan ecotype guangnan chromosome 13, ASM2987363v1, whole genome shotgun sequence DNA segment above includes these coding regions:
- the LOC131146394 gene encoding uncharacterized protein LOC131146394; this encodes MGPLKPESSQKFSAMESEQGSGPASELKRHPIVAADAGDLSTPVGDLGFSISLSMSSLSSSSSATSDSSSEDLFGVNSADEPSKCTACSSSCLKTDENLQLVSESYGNKILVASIPKHEQSSEPLGPILPVFSGHTPEVSLNKASETQSPPEVSLNKVSETQSPPEMSLNKFSEMRSPPEVSLNKVSETQSPPEMSLNKVSEMRSSPEVSLNKVSERQSPPEMSLNKGSEMQAPPELSLKRVSERQAPPEMSLNKVSEMQSPPELSLNKVSAAQSPPEVSLNKVPETQSPPEMSLNNFSEMQSPPEESLNRVSETQSPLEVSLNKVSERQSLPEMSLNKVSETQSPPEVSLNKVSEMQSPPEMSLNKVSEMQSPSELSLNKVLETQSPPEVSLNNVSETQSPPEVRLNKVSETQSPPELSLNKVSEEQSPPEVSLNKVSKTQSPPAMSLNKVSEMQSPLEGSLNRVSETQSPPVQVMERPGEPAQDRIPSSVFTRTNTTTPMEWSVASNESLFSIHMENMSFTKDHIFLLGRSGELGRTGDPSMPGQFINFPSVNRATDNGKKNGNLGEGLGVTEAAAETMKEVLRANINRHSKKLPPFKEVPYSGSISSEESVASHKSFAFPILTGEGSKSGTVKKGSRQPRVKSESEQRSPPQTPAKSANGAKKTWYSCFSYCPKCC